Proteins from one Malaya genurostris strain Urasoe2022 chromosome 2, Malgen_1.1, whole genome shotgun sequence genomic window:
- the LOC131432405 gene encoding D-2-hydroxyglutarate dehydrogenase, mitochondrial isoform X2 produces the protein MFNKLIPCMRYSKLLFERHLHQIPLSKDRYGIIRKPFAKTMDSDIQLFKSILPDKNQILLDPQDTVGYNRDYFRYVRGLGTVVLKPRTTKEVSHILRHCNNRRLAISIFGGNTGVCGGSIPVFDEIILSMELMNKIEVIDEYSGILVCQSGCVLEKLEEKLLSKRMIMPLDLGSKGSCQIGGNLATNAGGIRLVRYGNLHGTVLGLEAVLANGTTIDLMSNFQKDNTGYHLKHMFIGSEGTLGVITRVAIACPTETTTQNVLFLGLRSYEAVLQTFLESKKRLGEILTSCELIDRVSLEVTVNHLKTASPIKDFPFYMLLETTGIQKEHDDEKVQSFLDYVIERGIVSDGVHACEPSKIDHLWKLREMIPAAVYSNRFCLTYDLSLPLKEFYDIVTVMRRRVGHLTKIVCGFGHIGDSNIHLTIAGDELTGEIQLLIDPFVYEFTRKLKGSVSAEHGIGLLKPKYLNYSKSTEAITLMKQIKMMMDPNGILNPYKVLQI, from the exons GACCGGTACGGGATAATTCGTAAGCCGTTTGCGAAAACCATGGACAGTGACATTCAGCTATTCAAAAGTATTCTACCAGATAAGAATCAAATACTCCTAGATCCGCAGGACACGGTCGGTTACAATCGCGACTATTTCCGATACGTTCGGGGTTTGGGAACAGTCGTACTAAAACCTAGAACCACCAAAGAGGTCTCACATATTTTGCGCCATTGCAACAATCGTCGTTTGGCAATTTCAATTTTCGGTGGCAACACCGGTGTCTGCGGGGGTTCCATCCCTGTTTTCGATGAAATTATCCTTTCTATGGAGCTGATGAATAAAATAGAAGTAATAGATGAGTATTCCGGAATATTGGTCTGCCAGTCTGGCTGTGTGTTGGAAAAACTAGAGGAAAAATTGCTGTCAAAGAGGATGATTATGCCACTGGATCTCGGGTCCAAAGGTTCTTGTCAGATTGGTGGTAATCTAGCGACCAATGCAGGCGGTATCCGGTTGGTGCGCTACGGAAATCTTCACGGGACGGTTCTGGGCTTGGAAGCGGTTCTTGCTAACGGTACAACGATAGATTTAATGTCAAATTTCCAGAAGGACAACACAGGTTATCATCTTAAGCACATGTTCATCGGTTCCGAAGGAACCCTGGGTGTGATCACCCGTGTGGCAATCGCTTGTCCAACAGAGACCACAACACAAAATGTATTGTTCTTGGGACTGAGGAGCTACGAGGCGGTTTTACAAACTTTCTTAGAAAGTAAAAAACGTCTTGGCGAAATCTTAACTTCCTGTGAACTGATCGATCGTGTGTCGTTAGAAGTCACAGTGAATCATCTGAAAACAGCTTCACCCATAAAAGATTTTccattctatatgctgctggaAACTACAGGTATTCAAAAAGAGCACGACGACGAGAAAGTGCAGAGCTTTCTGGATTATGTGATCGAAAGGGGAATCGTCTCTGATGGTGTCCACGCCTGCGAACCATCGAAAATTGAT CATTTATGGAAGTTGCGTGAAATGATACCAGCAGCAGTCTACAGTAACCGCTTCTGCCTAACATACGATCTATCATTACCATTGAAAGAGTTTTACGACATCGTAACAGTGATGAGACGTAGAGTTGGCCATTTGACAAAAATTGTTTGCGGATTCGGACATATCG GTGATTCAAATATTCATCTTACAATTGCTGGGGATGAGCTAACTGGTGAAATCCAACTACTTATTGATCCATTCGTTTACGAGTTTACTAGGAAGCTAAAAGGAAGTGTCAGTGCTGAACATGGAATTGGTCTACTCAAACCGAAGTACTTAAATTATTCTAAATCTACGGAGGCAATCACTCTCATGAAACAGATAAAAATGATGATGGACCCAAACGGTATATTGAATCCCTATAAAGTATTACAGATATGA
- the LOC131432406 gene encoding LYR motif-containing protein 4 yields the protein MKVLALYKQMLREAQKFSSYNYRSYAVRRIQDAFRENKTLKDSMQIQSELEYAQRNLEIIKRQVLVSQLFQVDKLIIEK from the exons ATGAAAGTTCTAGCTTTGTACAAGCAGATGCTACGCGAGGCACAGAAATTCAGCTCGTACAATTACCG CTCATATGCGGTGCGCAGAATTCAGGATGCATTTCGAGAGAACAAAACACTAAAAGATTCGATGCAAATTCAAAGCGAGTTGGAATACGCTCAGCGAAATTTAGAAATAATCAAACGACAG GTATTAGTAAGCCAGCTGTTCCAAGTCGATAAATTGATAATAGAGAAATAA